In Methanomassiliicoccales archaeon, one DNA window encodes the following:
- a CDS encoding flavin reductase family protein, translated as MAKTTLGKKVPMMGLPVVLVGAKVQGKVNFCTVAWATMIDDEPPKMAVVMGKERRTKDGIKENGTFSINLPGVSAVTATDYCGTHSGYRVDKTAVFDVFFGKTLTAPMARECPVNIELILEDIVEFQGTDMVVGEVEEVYVNEDCLSDGRPDMEKLDMLMYLSPGGPYFTKGRTVADAFKVGMDHSPL; from the coding sequence ATGGCAAAGACGACCCTCGGCAAAAAGGTACCAATGATGGGGCTCCCAGTGGTCCTAGTGGGGGCCAAGGTCCAAGGCAAGGTCAATTTTTGCACCGTGGCCTGGGCCACCATGATCGATGATGAGCCGCCAAAGATGGCGGTGGTGATGGGTAAGGAACGCCGGACCAAGGACGGGATCAAAGAGAACGGGACGTTCAGCATCAATCTGCCAGGGGTGAGCGCGGTCACAGCCACCGACTACTGCGGCACCCATTCCGGATACCGGGTGGACAAGACAGCGGTCTTCGACGTCTTCTTTGGAAAGACGCTCACCGCACCAATGGCGAGGGAGTGTCCGGTGAACATAGAGCTCATCCTGGAAGACATCGTGGAGTTCCAGGGGACGGACATGGTGGTCGGTGAGGTGGAGGAGGTCTATGTGAACGAGGACTGCCTGAGCGACGGTCGCCCAGACATGGAGAAGCTGGATATGCTCATGTATCTGAGCCCTGGCGGTCCCTACTTCACAAAAGGGAGGACGGTGGCCGATGCCTTCAAGGTGGGGATGGACCACAGTCCCTTGTGA
- a CDS encoding DUF2148 domain-containing protein, producing the protein MSNKDTVLMVGRLMELAARTAPKATGKDFIETVLLSDEQRIKLGEEMVDYGKRQNISHHERDGYNVLASDAVVLIGLLPHPGVGLNCGACGLKKCAELNTVSVTQEFKGPSCALRLLDLGIALGSAAKVAMDMNVDNRIMYNAGVSAIKLGYSRANICHGIPLSATGKNIFFDRKG; encoded by the coding sequence CCGCCAGGACCGCACCCAAGGCAACCGGTAAGGACTTCATCGAGACCGTTCTGTTAAGCGACGAGCAGAGGATCAAGCTAGGGGAAGAGATGGTCGATTACGGGAAGAGGCAAAATATATCTCACCATGAGAGGGACGGATACAATGTGCTTGCTTCCGATGCCGTGGTTCTGATAGGGCTACTTCCTCACCCAGGTGTAGGATTGAACTGCGGGGCCTGCGGTCTGAAAAAATGTGCTGAATTGAACACCGTGTCGGTCACCCAGGAATTCAAGGGACCGAGCTGCGCCCTGCGCCTGCTGGACCTGGGCATCGCCCTGGGATCGGCGGCCAAGGTGGCCATGGACATGAACGTGGATAATCGCATAATGTATAACGCCGGCGTGTCGGCCATCAAACTCGGTTATTCCCGAGCCAACATATGCCACGGAATTCCCCTTTCAGCGACCGGCAAGAACATCTTCTTCGATCGTAAGGGATGA